One Defluviimonas sp. SAOS-178_SWC DNA window includes the following coding sequences:
- a CDS encoding carbohydrate ABC transporter permease, with protein MKKRSIIPILYILFLMLPIYWLVAMSFKTTQEILGGFSLFPRQWTLASYRTIFTDPTWYWGYINSIAYVSINTVISVTVALPAAYAFSRYRFLGDKQLFFWLLTNRMAPAAVFALPFFQLYSAVGLFDTYWAVALAHCLFNIPLAVWILEGFMGGVPKELDETAFVDGYSFPRFFATIFLPTIKAGVGVAAFFCFMFSWVELLLAKTLTAVYAKPIAATMTKTASSAGYELGLLAAAGTLTIIPGAIVIWFVRNYIAKGFALGRV; from the coding sequence ATGAAGAAACGCTCCATCATTCCAATCCTCTACATCCTGTTCCTGATGCTGCCGATCTACTGGCTGGTGGCGATGAGCTTCAAGACCACACAGGAGATCCTCGGCGGCTTCTCGCTGTTCCCGCGCCAATGGACGCTGGCGAGCTACCGGACCATCTTCACCGATCCGACCTGGTATTGGGGTTACATCAACTCCATCGCCTATGTCTCTATCAACACGGTGATTTCTGTCACCGTGGCGCTGCCGGCGGCCTATGCGTTCTCGCGCTACCGGTTCCTTGGCGACAAGCAGCTCTTCTTCTGGCTCCTGACCAATCGGATGGCCCCGGCGGCGGTCTTCGCTCTGCCGTTCTTCCAGCTTTATTCGGCGGTCGGGCTTTTCGACACCTACTGGGCGGTGGCGCTCGCGCATTGCCTCTTCAACATCCCGCTCGCGGTCTGGATCCTCGAAGGTTTCATGGGCGGCGTGCCGAAGGAACTGGACGAAACCGCCTTCGTCGACGGCTATTCCTTCCCGCGCTTCTTCGCCACGATCTTCCTGCCGACGATCAAGGCCGGGGTCGGGGTCGCCGCCTTCTTCTGCTTCATGTTCTCCTGGGTGGAGCTGCTTCTGGCCAAGACGCTGACGGCGGTCTACGCGAAACCCATCGCCGCGACGATGACCAAGACAGCCTCCTCCGCGGGTTACGAGCTTGGGCTTCTCGCCGCCGCCGGAACGCTGACGATCATCCCCGGCGCCATCGTCATCTGGTTCGTCCGCAACTACATCGCCAAGGGCTTCGCCCTGGGGAGGGTGTGA
- a CDS encoding ABC transporter ATP-binding protein: MAKITLDKLRHSYMGNPKGPEDYALKEINLDWQDGGAYALLGPSGCGKSTLLNIISGLLQPSEGRILFDGKDVTGLPPDRRNIAQVFQFPVIYDTMSVYDNLAFPLRNRGVGEDRVKARVEEIAAMLEVTEMLGTRASNLSPDNKQKISMGRGLVRDDVNVVMFDEPLTVIDPHLKWKLRSKLKELHQRVKVTMIYVTHDQTEALTFADQVVVMQDGEVVQIGTPVDLFDRPAHTFVGHFIGSPGMNVLPAELKDGRAFFMGEAVPLEGAVAPGDGRHEIGVRPEFVSLAERGLRATVRKVVDLGRHSVVEAVAGDTRISAIVEGEVPGQGEAVHLAFRPDQTRLYRDGWIATEKGRAA, encoded by the coding sequence ATGGCCAAGATCACCCTCGACAAGCTGCGTCACAGCTACATGGGCAACCCGAAAGGGCCCGAGGATTACGCGCTGAAGGAGATCAACCTCGACTGGCAGGATGGCGGGGCCTATGCGCTTCTGGGGCCGTCCGGTTGCGGAAAATCTACGCTTCTCAATATCATATCCGGCCTTCTTCAACCGTCCGAGGGGCGGATATTGTTCGACGGCAAGGACGTGACCGGCCTGCCGCCGGACCGGCGCAATATCGCGCAGGTGTTCCAGTTCCCGGTGATCTACGACACGATGAGCGTCTACGACAATCTCGCTTTCCCCTTGCGCAACCGGGGCGTTGGCGAGGATCGGGTCAAGGCCCGGGTCGAGGAGATCGCGGCGATGCTGGAAGTGACCGAGATGCTCGGCACCCGCGCGTCGAACCTCAGCCCCGACAACAAGCAGAAGATCTCCATGGGCCGGGGCCTTGTCCGCGACGACGTGAACGTAGTGATGTTCGATGAACCGCTGACCGTCATAGATCCACATCTCAAATGGAAATTAAGATCCAAACTCAAGGAGTTGCATCAGCGCGTGAAGGTGACGATGATCTATGTCACCCACGACCAGACCGAGGCGCTGACCTTCGCCGATCAGGTCGTCGTGATGCAGGACGGAGAGGTCGTGCAGATCGGCACGCCGGTCGATCTTTTCGACCGCCCGGCCCATACCTTCGTCGGCCATTTCATCGGCTCTCCGGGAATGAACGTGCTGCCGGCCGAACTGAAGGACGGGCGCGCCTTCTTCATGGGAGAGGCCGTCCCCCTGGAAGGTGCCGTCGCGCCCGGCGACGGGCGGCACGAGATCGGCGTCCGGCCGGAATTCGTCTCGCTTGCCGAGCGCGGCCTCAGGGCGACGGTGCGCAAGGTCGTGGACCTCGGCCGCCATTCGGTGGTCGAGGCGGTGGCGGGTGACACGCGGATCAGTGCCATCGTCGAAGGCGAAGTGCCGGGGCAGGGCGAGGCGGTGCACCTTGCCTTCCGGCCCGACCAGACCCGGCTTTACCGCGACGGCTGGATCGCCACGGAAAAAGGGAGGGCCGCCTGA
- a CDS encoding BlaI/MecI/CopY family transcriptional regulator — MSEKKKTKFLTEVELEFMSKLWDLGEATVRDVQDALAPARKLAYTSAATILRILEQKKFVKSTKQGKTFIYRATLSKDAYQSRSLKNLSEKLFDNAPATLVARLVDDDDLSQEALDEIRALIDKRLRDDKR, encoded by the coding sequence ATGAGCGAGAAGAAAAAGACGAAATTCCTGACCGAAGTGGAGCTGGAATTCATGTCGAAGCTCTGGGATCTGGGCGAGGCGACGGTGCGTGACGTGCAGGACGCGCTCGCGCCTGCCCGCAAGCTCGCCTACACCTCGGCGGCGACGATCCTCAGGATCCTCGAACAAAAGAAATTCGTGAAAAGCACGAAACAGGGCAAGACCTTCATCTACAGGGCGACGCTGAGCAAGGACGCCTACCAGTCGCGTTCGCTGAAGAATCTCTCCGAAAAGCTGTTCGACAATGCCCCGGCGACGCTCGTCGCGCGGCTGGTTGACGACGACGATCTGTCTCAGGAAGCGCTCGACGAGATCCGGGCGCTGATAGATAAGAGGCTCAGGGATGATAAACGCTAA
- a CDS encoding GMC family oxidoreductase — MSEPWDLIVIGSGASGGWVAKEAAERGARVLMLEAGRKLDPAKDFPEPDHEGGSRVSILTRVMAILNGQQVQARCMSFTPQTAHLFLNDRKNPYTTGTGARFNWYRSRQVGGRLHLWGRNALRISDLDFKAAEADGFGDSWPISHADLAPWYARVEEFLGVTGEAAGIPNLPDGVYSGPHPLTKAERRLLAEMAEKWPDRPATTCRIIHHMPNRTPPPLRAAEATGRFELRSGAVVERIETDPDTGRATGVTYIDADSRERVTVAARHVAVAASTIESCRILLNSRGGRHPNGLGNSSGNLGRYLSDHLMVFRAGTLPEIEGMGAGHDPYDFGQQSGIYVPSFRNVGGDDGRGFLRGYSLLGSVGRLEPGWFFMAIGEVLPRAENRVEIDPSKRDAWGIPAAKVTLRHSENERAMIRDMNRSLKDVSETFGLPDDLLGRESLISKLAYKLAGPLVYTPEGALIPGSSIHETGGACMGDDPKRHVSDAKNRLHDAPNVYVTDSASFPTNPFHNPGLTIMALSARAGAEIAERTA; from the coding sequence ATGAGCGAGCCCTGGGATCTCATCGTCATCGGATCGGGCGCCTCGGGCGGCTGGGTCGCCAAGGAAGCGGCGGAACGGGGCGCCCGTGTCCTGATGCTGGAGGCGGGGCGCAAGCTCGACCCGGCGAAGGACTTCCCCGAACCGGACCACGAGGGCGGCAGCCGTGTCTCGATCCTGACGCGGGTGATGGCGATCCTCAACGGCCAGCAGGTGCAGGCGCGCTGCATGTCCTTCACGCCGCAGACCGCGCACCTTTTCCTCAACGACCGGAAGAATCCCTATACGACCGGCACGGGTGCGCGGTTCAACTGGTACCGGTCCCGGCAGGTCGGCGGACGGCTGCACCTTTGGGGGCGGAACGCGCTTCGCATCTCCGATCTCGATTTCAAGGCGGCCGAGGCGGACGGATTCGGCGACAGTTGGCCGATCTCCCATGCCGACCTCGCGCCCTGGTATGCGCGGGTCGAGGAGTTCCTCGGCGTGACCGGAGAGGCGGCGGGCATTCCGAACCTGCCCGACGGCGTCTATTCCGGCCCTCATCCACTGACGAAGGCCGAACGTCGGCTTCTGGCCGAGATGGCCGAGAAATGGCCCGACCGGCCGGCGACGACCTGCCGGATCATTCACCACATGCCGAACCGGACGCCGCCCCCTTTGCGGGCCGCCGAGGCGACGGGCCGGTTCGAGTTGCGCTCTGGCGCGGTGGTCGAGCGGATCGAGACCGATCCCGACACCGGGCGCGCGACTGGCGTCACCTATATTGATGCGGACAGCCGCGAACGGGTCACGGTGGCGGCGCGCCATGTCGCGGTCGCGGCGTCGACCATCGAAAGCTGCCGGATTCTTCTCAACTCCCGGGGCGGGCGCCATCCGAACGGACTTGGCAATTCGAGCGGAAATCTCGGGCGCTACCTCTCTGACCACCTCATGGTCTTCCGCGCCGGCACCCTGCCCGAGATTGAGGGGATGGGCGCGGGCCACGACCCCTACGATTTCGGCCAGCAATCGGGAATCTACGTCCCCTCCTTCCGCAATGTCGGCGGTGACGACGGGCGCGGTTTTCTGCGCGGCTATTCGCTTCTGGGTTCCGTCGGGCGGCTGGAGCCGGGCTGGTTTTTCATGGCGATCGGCGAGGTGTTGCCGCGCGCCGAGAACCGGGTGGAGATCGACCCGTCGAAGCGCGACGCCTGGGGTATTCCGGCGGCGAAGGTCACGCTCAGGCATTCGGAGAATGAACGCGCGATGATCCGCGACATGAACCGGAGCCTGAAGGACGTGTCGGAAACCTTCGGGCTGCCCGACGACCTTCTGGGCCGCGAAAGCCTGATCTCGAAACTGGCCTACAAGCTCGCCGGGCCCCTGGTCTACACACCCGAAGGTGCGCTGATCCCGGGTTCCTCGATTCATGAGACCGGAGGTGCCTGCATGGGCGACGACCCCAAGCGGCATGTGAGCGATGCGAAGAACCGGCTGCACGACGCGCCGAATGTCTATGTCACGGATTCCGCGTCCTTTCCGACCAACCCGTTCCACAATCCCGGGCTGACGATCATGGCGCTTTCCGCCCGGGCCGGGGCAGAGATTGCCGAACGGACCGCGTAG
- a CDS encoding DUF2160 domain-containing protein: MAWTPATLAVFVGIFSAMAVLTVLEVRRPGGDERRGVLGLTTTRGDRLFITLLGTSYIFMAWLGFIGMPLWWPLVIAIGWGIFCFWKV; the protein is encoded by the coding sequence ATGGCCTGGACGCCGGCGACGCTTGCCGTCTTCGTCGGCATCTTTTCGGCGATGGCGGTCCTGACGGTGCTGGAAGTCCGCCGCCCCGGCGGAGACGAGCGGCGCGGTGTGCTCGGCCTGACGACGACGCGCGGCGACCGGCTGTTCATCACGCTTCTCGGGACCAGCTACATCTTCATGGCCTGGCTCGGGTTCATCGGCATGCCGCTCTGGTGGCCGCTGGTCATCGCCATCGGCTGGGGCATCTTCTGTTTCTGGAAGGTCTGA
- a CDS encoding ABC transporter substrate-binding protein, producing MRKYLLSAVAVSAVIAGAGSAFADAAAAQKWIDNEFQPSALSKDEQMSEMEWFIKAAEPFAGMEINVLSEGIPTHSYESEVLTKAFEEITGIKVNHQILGEGEVVQAVQTQMQTQRNLYDGYVNDSDLIGTHSRLQLAYPLSDMMAGSWADVTNPGLDLPDFMGTSFTTGPDGKLYQLPDQQFANLYWFRKDWFDRADLQEAFKAKYGYDLGVPVNWSAYEDIAEFFTNDVKEVDGVQIYGHMDYGKRAPDLGWRMTDAWLSMAGAGSPGEPNGVPIDEWGIRMEAGSCNPAGASVSRGGEANGPAAVFAIAKWDEWLRKYAPPGAASYDFYQSLPALSQGNVAQQIFWYTAFTADMVKPKSEGNNTVDGDGNPLWRMAPSPHGPYWKEGQKVGYQDVGSWTFLKSTPEDRAKAAWLYAQFVVSKTVDVKKSHVGLTFIRDSTVRHESFTERAPKLGGLVEFYRSPDRVRWSPTGINVPDYPKLAQIWWQQIGDVNSGAFTPQEAMDRLAEEMDITMARMQAADESANVYGGCGPRLNPEVDPSEWLGKENGPHAKLENEKEQGVTISYDELIKQWAEN from the coding sequence ATGCGGAAGTATCTTCTCTCCGCAGTGGCAGTGAGTGCTGTCATTGCGGGGGCCGGATCGGCTTTTGCCGACGCCGCGGCCGCACAGAAATGGATCGACAACGAATTCCAGCCTTCGGCGCTCTCGAAAGACGAGCAGATGTCGGAGATGGAATGGTTCATCAAGGCCGCAGAGCCCTTTGCGGGCATGGAAATCAACGTGCTGTCGGAAGGCATCCCGACGCATTCCTATGAATCCGAAGTGCTGACCAAGGCGTTCGAGGAGATCACCGGAATCAAGGTCAACCACCAGATCCTCGGCGAAGGCGAGGTCGTGCAGGCGGTCCAGACGCAGATGCAGACCCAGCGCAACCTCTATGACGGTTACGTGAACGACTCGGATCTCATCGGCACCCATTCGCGCCTTCAGCTCGCCTATCCGTTGTCGGACATGATGGCCGGGAGCTGGGCCGACGTCACGAACCCGGGCCTCGACCTGCCGGACTTCATGGGCACGAGCTTCACCACCGGTCCCGACGGCAAGCTCTACCAGCTTCCCGACCAGCAGTTCGCCAACCTCTACTGGTTCCGCAAGGACTGGTTCGACCGTGCCGATCTGCAGGAAGCGTTCAAGGCCAAGTATGGCTACGACCTCGGTGTGCCGGTGAACTGGTCGGCCTACGAGGATATCGCCGAGTTCTTTACCAACGATGTGAAGGAGGTCGACGGCGTCCAGATCTACGGCCACATGGATTATGGCAAGCGGGCACCGGACCTTGGCTGGCGGATGACCGATGCCTGGCTCTCGATGGCCGGGGCGGGGTCTCCGGGCGAACCCAACGGCGTGCCGATCGACGAATGGGGCATCCGGATGGAAGCCGGATCGTGCAACCCGGCCGGTGCCTCGGTGTCGCGCGGCGGCGAGGCGAACGGCCCGGCGGCGGTCTTCGCCATCGCCAAGTGGGACGAGTGGCTCAGGAAATACGCGCCTCCGGGGGCGGCCTCCTACGACTTCTACCAGTCGCTGCCGGCGCTGTCCCAGGGCAACGTCGCCCAGCAGATCTTCTGGTACACTGCTTTCACCGCCGACATGGTGAAGCCGAAGTCGGAAGGCAACAACACCGTGGACGGCGACGGCAATCCGCTGTGGCGGATGGCGCCAAGCCCGCACGGCCCCTACTGGAAGGAAGGCCAGAAGGTCGGCTACCAGGACGTGGGCTCGTGGACGTTCCTGAAGTCGACGCCGGAAGACCGTGCCAAGGCGGCTTGGCTTTACGCCCAGTTCGTCGTGTCGAAGACCGTCGACGTGAAGAAGTCCCATGTGGGTCTGACCTTCATCCGCGACTCCACGGTGCGGCATGAAAGCTTCACCGAACGCGCGCCGAAACTTGGCGGCCTCGTGGAGTTCTACCGCTCGCCCGACCGTGTGCGGTGGTCGCCCACCGGCATCAACGTGCCGGACTATCCGAAGCTCGCGCAGATCTGGTGGCAGCAGATCGGTGACGTGAACTCGGGTGCCTTCACTCCGCAAGAAGCCATGGACCGTCTTGCCGAAGAGATGGACATCACGATGGCCCGGATGCAGGCGGCCGACGAAAGCGCCAACGTCTACGGCGGCTGCGGCCCGCGCCTGAACCCCGAGGTCGATCCGTCCGAATGGCTCGGCAAGGAGAACGGCCCGCATGCCAAGCTCGAGAACGAGAAAGAGCAGGGCGTGACGATCAGCTACGACGAGCTGATCAAGCAGTGGGCCGAGAACTGA
- a CDS encoding M56 family metallopeptidase, translating to MINANTLFDAYLDVNLLLAFVCGLWFVSGRLLDFVGFSYAATARLRMLRAVFLAVLVSPVFVALFALLGRSGYVTTDHSVNLTDFIVAQYLQGRFDMSPSALENMVSLRSRFAEALVSPVGQGVQWTLAAGIATCLVRLGWSVLKLRRVIAESYVWRRFGRVELRVSDTASVPFSTRGLRSRIVVLPSTMLARGDDLRIALGHELQHLRQGDVEWEFVTGLIRPFLFWNPAFYIWKHQVEELRELSCDRQVLSRRGYDVAAYCNCLLRVCHDGLRPRRLLAVEAPIVALVRTENRFFGSRSATLLKRRMMSVIEGRAERHPTLAFAVLAAPALVVTLLASVAIQRPGDWSPDRIMLSTIVNLERIHAVNGTTASFGQPGY from the coding sequence ATGATAAACGCTAACACCCTTTTCGACGCCTATCTCGACGTGAATCTGCTTTTGGCTTTCGTCTGCGGCCTGTGGTTCGTGTCGGGGCGCCTGCTCGACTTCGTGGGGTTCTCCTATGCCGCGACGGCCCGGCTGAGGATGCTGCGGGCGGTGTTCCTCGCGGTTCTCGTCAGCCCTGTCTTCGTGGCGCTCTTTGCGCTGCTCGGCCGGTCGGGCTATGTGACGACGGACCATTCCGTGAACCTCACCGATTTCATCGTCGCGCAATACCTGCAAGGCCGCTTCGACATGAGCCCGTCGGCCCTCGAAAATATGGTCAGCCTGCGCAGCCGGTTCGCCGAAGCCTTGGTTTCGCCCGTCGGGCAGGGGGTGCAGTGGACCTTGGCCGCGGGCATCGCGACCTGCCTCGTCCGGCTTGGCTGGAGCGTCCTGAAGCTCCGCCGTGTCATCGCGGAAAGCTATGTCTGGCGCCGCTTCGGCCGGGTCGAACTGCGCGTTTCGGATACGGCGAGCGTGCCGTTTTCGACGCGCGGTCTCCGGTCGCGGATCGTGGTCCTGCCCTCAACGATGCTGGCGCGAGGCGACGATCTCAGGATCGCGCTCGGCCACGAGTTGCAGCACCTGAGACAGGGCGATGTCGAATGGGAATTCGTGACGGGGCTGATCCGGCCCTTCCTGTTCTGGAACCCGGCCTTCTACATCTGGAAGCACCAGGTCGAGGAACTTCGCGAACTCTCGTGCGACCGGCAGGTCCTGTCGCGGCGCGGCTATGACGTCGCGGCCTATTGCAACTGCCTTCTCAGGGTGTGCCATGACGGGCTGCGCCCGCGCCGCCTGCTGGCGGTCGAGGCGCCGATCGTGGCGCTCGTCCGGACCGAGAACCGGTTCTTCGGCAGCCGCTCCGCGACGCTTCTGAAGCGGCGAATGATGTCGGTGATCGAGGGGCGGGCCGAACGGCATCCGACGCTGGCCTTCGCGGTACTGGCCGCTCCGGCGCTGGTCGTCACGCTTCTGGCATCGGTGGCGATCCAGCGGCCCGGCGACTGGAGCCCGGACCGGATCATGCTGTCGACCATCGTCAACCTGGAGCGGATTCACGCGGTCAACGGCACCACGGCCAGCTTCGGACAGCCGGGCTACTGA
- a CDS encoding carbohydrate ABC transporter permease, translating to MRKVNQKGWLFVLPVLVLVAFNALVPMMTVVNYSVQETFGNNQFFWHGLGWFQDILRSERFHAALGRQFLFTGMILAIEVPLGVIIALSMPRKGFWVPVCLVTMALPMLIPWNVVGAMWNIFTLPDIGLLGYLMNHTLGIDYNMTRSPLAAWVTIITMDVWHWTSLVVLLCYAGLVSIPDAYYQAAKIDGASNWSVFRYIQLPKMKQVLTIAVLLRFMDSFNIYTEPFVLTGGGPGNSTTLLSIDLVKIALGQFDLGPAAAMSLIYFAITLFVSWLFYTLMTRNDAK from the coding sequence ATGCGCAAGGTCAACCAGAAGGGCTGGCTCTTCGTCCTGCCGGTCCTCGTCCTCGTCGCCTTCAACGCGCTGGTGCCGATGATGACGGTCGTCAATTATTCGGTGCAGGAGACCTTCGGCAACAACCAGTTCTTCTGGCACGGCCTCGGCTGGTTCCAGGACATACTGCGGTCCGAGCGTTTCCATGCCGCACTCGGGCGGCAGTTCCTGTTCACCGGAATGATCCTTGCCATCGAGGTGCCGCTCGGTGTGATCATCGCGCTGTCGATGCCGCGCAAGGGGTTCTGGGTGCCGGTCTGCCTTGTGACGATGGCGCTGCCGATGCTCATTCCCTGGAACGTCGTCGGGGCGATGTGGAACATCTTTACCCTGCCCGATATCGGGCTTCTGGGCTACCTGATGAACCATACGCTCGGGATCGATTACAACATGACCCGCAGCCCGCTGGCCGCCTGGGTCACCATCATCACGATGGATGTCTGGCACTGGACCTCGCTCGTCGTGCTTCTGTGCTACGCGGGCCTCGTCTCGATCCCCGACGCCTATTATCAGGCGGCGAAGATCGACGGGGCGTCGAACTGGTCGGTCTTCCGCTACATCCAGTTGCCGAAGATGAAGCAGGTGCTGACCATCGCGGTGCTGCTGCGCTTCATGGACAGCTTCAACATCTATACCGAGCCCTTCGTTCTCACCGGCGGCGGCCCCGGCAATTCCACGACGCTTCTCTCGATCGACCTCGTGAAGATCGCGCTTGGCCAGTTCGACCTCGGCCCGGCGGCGGCGATGAGCCTGATCTACTTCGCGATCACGCTCTTCGTGTCGTGGCTCTTCTACACGCTGATGACGCGCAACGACGCGAAATAG
- a CDS encoding ABC transporter ATP-binding protein — protein sequence MALELKAITKRVGQVTHIKETSLVLEPGRFNVLLGETGSGKTSLIKLMAGLDRVASGRIFMDGRDVTGLSPQKRNISLVHQFFVNYPHMTVFDNIASPLRVAGMAKSEIQGRVEAAADVLQLRPMLHRRPHELSGGQQQRTALARAIAKESTAVFLDEPLANLDYKLREELRDQLPDLFAGRGAIVVYATSEPAEALMLGGKTALMQDGRVTQFGATAEIFRHPNTLTSAKVFSDPPINSAPVTKKGDRMELGHGVGWTLTGAAAGLRDGAYTVAIRPNYISPVRSERAHVPMTGTVQITELSGSESTAHFRMGAEIWVSLAPGVHPYRVGDDQEFFMDPAHCFYFAPDGAFVA from the coding sequence ATGGCGCTCGAACTGAAAGCGATCACCAAGCGCGTGGGCCAGGTGACGCATATCAAGGAAACTTCACTGGTTCTGGAGCCGGGACGCTTCAACGTCCTCCTGGGCGAGACGGGATCGGGCAAGACCTCGCTGATCAAGCTGATGGCCGGGCTCGACCGGGTGGCTTCCGGGCGGATTTTCATGGACGGGCGCGACGTGACGGGCCTGTCGCCGCAAAAGCGCAATATCAGCCTCGTCCACCAGTTCTTCGTGAACTATCCGCACATGACCGTCTTCGACAACATAGCCTCCCCCTTGCGGGTCGCAGGCATGGCGAAGTCCGAGATCCAGGGGCGGGTGGAGGCGGCGGCCGACGTGCTGCAACTGCGGCCGATGCTGCACCGCCGCCCGCATGAACTGTCGGGCGGGCAACAGCAGCGCACCGCGCTCGCCCGCGCCATCGCCAAGGAGTCGACGGCCGTCTTCCTCGACGAACCTCTGGCGAACCTCGATTACAAGCTCCGCGAGGAGTTGCGCGACCAGTTGCCGGACCTTTTCGCGGGCCGAGGTGCCATTGTCGTCTATGCGACGTCGGAACCCGCAGAGGCGCTGATGCTGGGCGGCAAGACGGCCCTGATGCAGGACGGGCGGGTGACGCAGTTCGGGGCCACGGCAGAGATCTTCCGCCATCCAAACACGCTGACCTCGGCCAAGGTCTTTTCCGACCCGCCGATCAATTCCGCGCCGGTGACGAAGAAAGGCGACCGGATGGAGCTTGGCCACGGCGTCGGCTGGACACTGACCGGGGCGGCGGCGGGCCTTCGCGACGGGGCCTACACAGTCGCGATTCGCCCGAACTACATCTCGCCCGTGCGGTCCGAGCGCGCGCATGTGCCGATGACTGGGACGGTGCAGATCACCGAACTGTCCGGCTCGGAGTCCACCGCGCATTTCCGCATGGGGGCGGAGATCTGGGTTTCGCTCGCGCCGGGGGTGCATCCCTACCGGGTGGGCGATGATCAGGAGTTCTTCATGGATCCCGCCCATTGCTTCTATTTCGCGCCCGACGGCGCGTTTGTGGCGTGA
- a CDS encoding Gfo/Idh/MocA family protein, producing the protein MRIGVIGAAGKIGQMRVATILAEPKAELAAVMDMTMEKAREHAHGAPAFTDLAEFLSVPMDGVVISTPAHVREPLCLAAFEKGLHVLSEKPLHHTVEGSRRILAAAKAAGRHLGAGFNMRYYPAFAYVKDVMESGRIGEIDHIRVYGGHEGLPKFAFDWEYKSEISGGGALWDVGIHMTDMARHLLGEITEVYGVATEKVWKVKGSEDNALAIFKSPSGVPAIYQATWTDWKGYKSAVEVYGSHGVVRGAYAPMENMLITMEKPGGTTTTVKKRYLDIQIREKLKSWKTTALASFQEELAEFIALTEGRAGLRIADGHAALRAVEVAAAVAESSRTGQPVQLENLGAMVL; encoded by the coding sequence ATGCGGATCGGAGTGATCGGGGCGGCGGGCAAGATCGGCCAGATGCGGGTCGCGACGATTCTGGCGGAACCGAAGGCGGAACTTGCCGCCGTCATGGACATGACTATGGAAAAGGCACGCGAACACGCCCACGGCGCGCCGGCCTTCACCGATCTGGCAGAGTTCCTGTCGGTGCCGATGGACGGGGTCGTGATCTCCACCCCCGCCCATGTGCGCGAACCCCTGTGCCTTGCCGCCTTCGAGAAGGGCCTGCATGTCCTCTCGGAAAAGCCCCTGCATCACACGGTCGAGGGCAGCCGACGCATCCTCGCCGCCGCGAAGGCCGCGGGGCGCCATCTCGGCGCCGGGTTCAACATGCGCTACTACCCGGCCTTCGCCTATGTGAAGGACGTGATGGAGAGCGGCAGGATCGGCGAGATCGACCATATCCGCGTCTATGGCGGGCATGAGGGCCTGCCGAAATTTGCCTTCGACTGGGAGTACAAGTCGGAGATCTCGGGCGGCGGCGCGCTTTGGGACGTGGGCATCCACATGACCGACATGGCGCGGCACCTTCTGGGCGAGATCACTGAGGTTTACGGCGTCGCGACTGAAAAGGTGTGGAAAGTCAAAGGTTCGGAAGACAATGCCCTGGCGATCTTCAAGTCGCCCTCGGGCGTCCCGGCGATCTACCAGGCGACCTGGACCGACTGGAAGGGCTACAAGAGCGCCGTCGAGGTCTATGGCAGCCACGGCGTGGTGCGCGGCGCCTATGCGCCGATGGAGAACATGCTGATCACGATGGAAAAACCCGGCGGCACGACCACCACGGTGAAGAAGCGCTATCTCGATATCCAGATCCGCGAGAAACTGAAATCGTGGAAGACAACGGCTCTGGCCTCGTTCCAGGAGGAATTGGCGGAGTTCATCGCCCTGACAGAAGGCCGCGCGGGCCTGCGCATCGCCGACGGGCACGCGGCGCTAAGGGCGGTCGAGGTGGCGGCGGCGGTTGCCGAAAGTTCGCGCACCGGGCAGCCGGTGCAGCTGGAGAACCTCGGGGCGATGGTGCTGTGA
- a CDS encoding transglutaminase-like cysteine peptidase: MKGRFETATAAATRRHGRAVNPLRRVVGVVLVALASTTGAAAAPKPLTSHLVAVKPIAAPNGVGDLCRRYDWACANPAGSRIAAGNVLALAKAVNAAVNAKVREVSDRRQYGREDVWALPTARGGDCEDFALAKKKQLIEAGVPPTSLLIATVLDRRRNPHAVLVLRTATGDYVLDNLTNRILPWQETGYSFLRMQNPKAPRLWDAILAGGIFARS, translated from the coding sequence ATGAAAGGACGCTTTGAAACGGCCACCGCGGCCGCGACGCGGCGGCATGGCCGTGCGGTCAACCCTCTGCGCAGGGTCGTTGGCGTCGTGCTGGTTGCCCTCGCGTCCACCACCGGCGCGGCCGCGGCACCGAAACCGTTGACCTCACACCTGGTCGCGGTCAAACCCATTGCCGCGCCGAACGGGGTCGGCGATCTTTGCCGCCGCTATGACTGGGCTTGCGCCAACCCGGCCGGTAGCCGGATCGCGGCCGGGAACGTCTTGGCACTCGCCAAAGCCGTGAACGCGGCGGTCAACGCAAAGGTCCGCGAAGTCTCCGACCGCCGGCAATACGGCCGCGAGGATGTCTGGGCGCTTCCAACGGCGCGCGGCGGCGATTGCGAGGATTTCGCGCTCGCCAAGAAGAAGCAACTGATCGAGGCAGGCGTTCCGCCGACATCCTTGCTGATTGCGACCGTCCTCGACAGGCGACGCAACCCGCACGCGGTCCTCGTTCTCAGGACCGCGACGGGCGACTACGTGCTCGACAACCTGACCAACCGGATCCTGCCCTGGCAGGAAACCGGCTACAGTTTCCTCAGGATGCAGAACCCCAAGGCCCCGCGCCTCTGGGACGCGATCCTTGCAGGCGGAATCTTCGCTCGCTCCTGA